One Mycoavidus sp. HKI genomic region harbors:
- a CDS encoding thioesterase family protein has translation MAKPIHQTALTATVGIEVPFHDIDSMNICWHGHYVKYFEIARSALLRSFDYDAMRLSNYLWPVVECRLKYLRPARYGQLLDVSAKLVEYESRLKIGYLITDRESGEPLTKGYTIQVAVDAQTQALQFVLPRELLDKLEPMLSAVR, from the coding sequence ATGGCTAAGCCGATCCACCAAACCGCGCTGACTGCTACGGTCGGCATTGAAGTGCCGTTTCACGATATTGATTCGATGAATATCTGCTGGCACGGCCATTACGTCAAGTATTTTGAAATCGCGCGTAGCGCATTGCTGCGTAGTTTCGATTATGACGCGATGCGTTTATCAAACTATCTGTGGCCGGTGGTTGAATGTCGGCTGAAATATTTGCGGCCTGCTCGCTATGGCCAGTTGTTGGACGTGAGCGCTAAGCTCGTCGAATATGAAAGCCGGCTTAAAATCGGTTATTTAATTACTGACCGGGAAAGTGGTGAGCCGCTGACTAAAGGCTATACGATTCAAGTGGCAGTGGATGCACAGACGCAAGCGTTGCAGTTTGTATTACCACGCGAGCTGTTGGATAAATTAGAGCCGATGCTCTCTGCAGTTCGTTGA